The nucleotide sequence TCGTTCATATAACTCGTGTTGCTATCGGGGATATCGATAATTCAACAGGAGGAACGAGTTATTCTGATTACACAGCCCAATCTACCAGCGTTACGCAAGGAGATACCGGGGTATCTATTACTATCAGTTGTAATCAGACTTATGCATATTCTGATTTAGGTGTTTGGATTGATTGGAACCAGAATGAGGATTTTACAGATGCTGGAGAAAGGATGGTTTGCAGTGGCGATTGTACCGGTAATGGAACTTTTAACTTTGATGTACCTGCCGACGCTACATTAGGCGATACAAGAATGCGTGTTCGCTTAAAATACTCCGGTACAGATTGTGGTAGACCATGTGGTGCAACAAACTATGGAGAAGTAGAAGATTATACCATCACAGTCCTTGATGATGAACCCACTCCGGTTACTCTTTCCGAATTCACAGCAGAATATGCTGCCGGTAATCTTGCTCTTTATTGGACAACTCAAACAGAAACAGATAATTCGGGTTGGAACATCTATCGTTCCGAAACTGAAATTCTTGAAGATGCTCTTCAGGTGAATGGACAACTAATTTCCGGAGCAGGAACAAGCTCCGAACCTACGGATTATGTATTTGTCGATGAAAATGAAGTTGCCGAAGGTTCGACTTACTGGTATTGGATTGAAAGCATAAATAGTTCCGGGCAAACTGAAACTTTTGGTCCAATCTCACTACAAATACCAGTAGAAGGTGAGAATCCTGATGATCAAGATTTTGAAAACTACGGTTTATTCCAGAATTATCCGAATCCCTTATCAAATTCGACTTCGATCAGTTTTAACTTGCCGGAAGTAACAAATTGTGAACTTACAATTTATAACATCAAAGGTGAGATCGTTAAAACATTTTCAGGAAATAATATTAAATCCGGTGAATTCAATTGGAATGGAAAAGACGAGAATGGTAATGATGTGTTTTCCGGAATTTATCTTTATAAATTAGAAGCCGGAGATAATACTTACATTAAGAAAATGATCCTGACAAAATAGGATCTTCAATGGTTTAAAAACTTGCCATCCGACTGCTACCGGATGGCAAGTTTTATAAAATCCTACAACAGTTATGAATGTTGTGGAATCTTTTAAATTAAATTTGGAGGAGTAGTTATGTTGAGTGTACTCATTCAAGTTATGCCAGTTATCATCCTAATAATTTTTTTCATATTACTTAAGGGTCTTTTTACAAATAAGGATAAAGATACTTTAGCAAAAAGATTTTCCCAAAAAAGACTTAAATCGATAATTAAAAGACAACTGCATCACAGGAAGGATACTGGTTATCTAGGTAGTCATTTCAGTAGATAAAAAAGAGTAAATGATGAGTGTATAACAAACAATCCTGTTTGTTTCAGTTGTACAAGCAGGATTGCTTGTGATACATTAATTCAAGATAGAAACTCAAAGAACACAAAAGATATTTATATTTTTTCTTTGTGCTTTGTGTCTTTGTGAAAAATCAAAAAAAGAGGAGAAAATGAAAAAAATAATATTATTAAATTGTGTGTTATTACTAACTTCGGTTTTACTTT is from Candidatus Cloacimonadota bacterium and encodes:
- a CDS encoding T9SS type A sorting domain-containing protein, whose protein sequence is MKKFIFVSSIMFVVALSNLNAAYCTASGSNQFVHITRVAIGDIDNSTGGTSYSDYTAQSTSVTQGDTGVSITISCNQTYAYSDLGVWIDWNQNEDFTDAGERMVCSGDCTGNGTFNFDVPADATLGDTRMRVRLKYSGTDCGRPCGATNYGEVEDYTITVLDDEPTPVTLSEFTAEYAAGNLALYWTTQTETDNSGWNIYRSETEILEDALQVNGQLISGAGTSSEPTDYVFVDENEVAEGSTYWYWIESINSSGQTETFGPISLQIPVEGENPDDQDFENYGLFQNYPNPLSNSTSISFNLPEVTNCELTIYNIKGEIVKTFSGNNIKSGEFNWNGKDENGNDVFSGIYLYKLEAGDNTYIKKMILTK